From Streptomyces sp. NBC_00775, one genomic window encodes:
- a CDS encoding DUF3574 domain-containing protein → MTPHSSTRARLLAATATALLAAGAPTAYALFDGPRHDPRHDSKPRTAVRGEAYIESRLFFGTERPGGGPAVTDRQFMAFIDKEVTPDFPDGLTVQNGRGQWRDAHGAIERERSYELILLYPVAQAGASDRKIEEIRTAYEKVFAQESVARVDDRTRVDF, encoded by the coding sequence ATGACCCCGCACAGCAGCACCCGCGCCCGTCTGCTCGCCGCCACCGCCACGGCCCTGCTCGCCGCCGGCGCCCCGACCGCGTACGCCCTGTTCGACGGCCCCCGGCACGATCCCCGGCACGACTCCAAGCCGCGGACGGCGGTCCGCGGCGAGGCGTACATCGAGAGCCGGCTCTTCTTCGGCACCGAACGGCCGGGCGGTGGCCCGGCCGTCACCGACCGGCAGTTCATGGCGTTCATCGACAAGGAGGTGACGCCGGACTTCCCCGACGGGCTCACCGTGCAGAACGGGCGCGGGCAGTGGCGGGACGCGCACGGCGCGATCGAGCGCGAGCGGTCGTACGAGCTGATCCTGCTGTATCCGGTGGCCCAGGCGGGCGCGAGCGACCGGAAGATCGAGGAGATCCGGACCGCCTACGAGAAGGTGTTCGCCCAGGAGTCCGTGGCCAGGGTGGACGACCGGACGAGGGTCGACTTCTGA
- a CDS encoding aldehyde dehydrogenase family protein translates to MKAHDGMYIDGAWRPAVGTDTIEVVNPVDEQVIGRVPAGTAEDVDAAVRAARAAFPAWAATPPAERAARLAALRDILVARKDEIAETVTAELGSPLPFSQAVHAGVPIAVAGSYAELAATYAFEEKVGNSTVYQEPVGVVGAITPWNYPLHQIVAKVAPALAAGCTVVLKPAEDTPLTAQLFAETVAEAGIPAGVFNLVTGLGPVAGQALAEHPDVDLVSFTGSTAVGKRIGATAGAAVKRVALELGGKSANVILPSADLAKAVGVGVANVMSNSGQTCSAWTRMLVHTARYDEAVELAAAAAEKYGDRIGPVVNAKQQARVRSYIDKGVTEGARLVVGGPESPREQGYFVSPTVFADVTPEMTIAQEEIFGPVLSIIRYEDEADALRIANGTVYGLAGAVWAGDETEAVAFARRLDTGQVDINGGRFNPLAPFGGYKQSGVGRELGSHGLSEYLQTRSLQF, encoded by the coding sequence ATGAAGGCACATGACGGCATGTACATCGACGGGGCCTGGCGCCCCGCCGTCGGCACGGACACGATCGAGGTCGTGAACCCGGTCGACGAGCAGGTGATCGGCCGGGTTCCGGCAGGCACCGCGGAGGACGTCGACGCCGCCGTACGGGCCGCACGTGCCGCCTTCCCGGCCTGGGCCGCGACCCCGCCGGCCGAGCGGGCCGCGCGTCTGGCCGCCCTCCGGGACATCCTCGTGGCCCGCAAGGACGAGATCGCCGAGACCGTCACCGCCGAACTCGGCTCCCCGCTGCCGTTCTCGCAGGCGGTGCACGCGGGCGTGCCGATCGCGGTCGCCGGCTCGTACGCCGAACTGGCGGCGACGTACGCCTTCGAGGAGAAGGTCGGCAACTCGACCGTCTACCAGGAGCCCGTCGGGGTCGTCGGCGCGATCACGCCCTGGAACTACCCGCTGCACCAGATCGTCGCCAAGGTCGCCCCGGCGCTCGCGGCGGGCTGCACGGTCGTGCTGAAGCCCGCCGAGGACACCCCGCTCACCGCCCAGCTCTTCGCCGAGACGGTGGCCGAGGCGGGCATCCCGGCCGGTGTCTTCAACCTCGTCACCGGCCTCGGCCCGGTCGCCGGCCAGGCCCTCGCCGAACACCCGGACGTGGACCTGGTCTCCTTCACCGGCTCCACGGCGGTGGGCAAGCGCATCGGCGCGACCGCGGGCGCCGCGGTCAAGCGGGTCGCCCTGGAACTCGGCGGCAAGTCCGCCAACGTCATCCTGCCGAGCGCCGACCTCGCCAAGGCCGTGGGCGTCGGCGTCGCCAACGTGATGTCCAACTCCGGCCAGACATGCAGCGCCTGGACGCGCATGCTGGTGCACACCGCGCGGTACGACGAGGCGGTCGAGCTGGCCGCGGCCGCCGCGGAGAAATACGGCGACCGTATCGGCCCGGTCGTCAACGCCAAGCAGCAGGCCCGGGTGCGGAGTTACATCGACAAGGGCGTCACGGAGGGTGCCCGGCTCGTCGTCGGCGGCCCCGAATCACCCCGCGAGCAGGGGTACTTCGTCAGCCCGACCGTCTTCGCCGACGTCACACCGGAGATGACGATCGCTCAGGAGGAGATCTTCGGGCCGGTGTTGTCGATCATCCGGTACGAGGACGAGGCGGACGCCCTGCGGATCGCCAACGGCACGGTGTACGGGCTCGCCGGTGCCGTGTGGGCGGGCGACGAGACCGAGGCGGTCGCCTTCGCGCGGCGGCTCGACACCGGGCAGGTCGACATCAACGGCGGACGCTTCAACCCGCTCGCCCCGTTCGGGGGTTACAAGCAGTCGGGTGTGGGGCGCGAGCTGGGCTCGCACGGGCTGTCCGAGTACCTCCAGACCAGGTCCCTCCAGTTCTAG
- a CDS encoding Zn-dependent alcohol dehydrogenase translates to MVRAAVLPAVGAPLEIAEIDLPEPGPGQVRVRLAAAGVCHSDLSLSDGTMRVPVPAVLGHEGAGTVVAVGEGVTHVAPGDGVILNWAPSCGSCHACSLGEVWLCANALTGAANVYAHRASDGSDLHPGLNVAAFAEETVVAAGCVLPVPDGVPLADAALLGCAVLTGYGAVHHSAKLQPGESVAVFGVGGVGLAALQAARIAGASKIVAVDVSPEKESLARGAGATDYVVASDTTAREIRALTGKQGVDVAVECVGRAVTIRTAWDSTRRGGRTTVVGIGGKDQQVTFNALEIFHWGRTLSGCVYGNSDPARDLPVLAEHIRAGRLDLGGLVTDRIALDGIPAAFENMIAGKGGRALVVF, encoded by the coding sequence GTGGTTCGCGCCGCAGTACTTCCCGCCGTGGGCGCTCCGTTGGAGATCGCCGAGATCGACCTGCCGGAGCCCGGACCCGGCCAGGTCCGGGTCCGACTGGCCGCCGCGGGGGTCTGCCACTCCGACCTTTCCCTCTCCGACGGCACCATGCGGGTGCCCGTTCCCGCCGTCCTCGGGCATGAGGGCGCCGGCACCGTCGTCGCCGTCGGCGAGGGCGTCACGCATGTCGCGCCCGGCGACGGAGTCATCCTCAACTGGGCTCCCTCCTGCGGCAGTTGCCATGCCTGCTCTCTCGGCGAGGTCTGGCTGTGCGCCAACGCGCTGACCGGTGCGGCGAACGTGTACGCACACCGCGCCTCCGACGGGAGCGACCTCCACCCCGGCCTGAACGTCGCCGCGTTCGCCGAGGAGACCGTCGTGGCCGCCGGATGCGTCCTCCCCGTACCGGACGGCGTACCCCTCGCCGACGCCGCGCTGCTCGGCTGTGCGGTCCTGACCGGGTACGGCGCGGTCCATCACTCGGCGAAGCTCCAACCCGGCGAGTCAGTAGCGGTGTTCGGAGTCGGCGGGGTCGGACTCGCGGCCCTCCAGGCCGCCCGGATCGCGGGCGCCTCGAAGATCGTTGCGGTCGACGTCTCACCCGAGAAGGAATCGCTCGCGCGCGGCGCCGGCGCGACCGACTACGTCGTCGCCTCCGACACCACCGCACGCGAGATCCGCGCCCTCACCGGCAAGCAGGGCGTCGACGTGGCCGTCGAGTGCGTGGGCCGCGCCGTGACCATCCGCACCGCCTGGGACTCCACCCGGCGCGGCGGCCGCACCACGGTCGTCGGCATCGGCGGCAAGGACCAGCAGGTCACCTTCAACGCACTGGAGATCTTCCACTGGGGGCGGACGCTCTCGGGCTGCGTGTACGGCAACTCCGACCCGGCGCGGGACCTTCCGGTGCTGGCCGAGCACATCCGCGCCGGCCGCCTCGACCTCGGCGGCCTGGTCACCGACCGGATCGCCCTCGACGGCATCCCGGCGGCCTTCGAGAACATGATCGCGGGCAAGGGCGGGCGCGCCCTGGTCGTCTTCTAG
- a CDS encoding DMT family transporter, producing the protein MMNTPHPTSTTRRAQLLAAGAATVTVVLWASAFVSIRSAGAAYSPGALALGRLLAGAVALGAVCLVRREGWPPRAAWRGIAISGLLWFGFYMVVLNWGEQQVDAGTAALVVNTGPILIALLGSRLLGDAMPPRLLAGMAVSFAGAVAVGLSMSGDGGSSVLGVVLCLLAAVGYAAGVVAQKPALGRASALQVTTFGCLVGAVVCLPFAGQLVQDASDAPVSATLNMLYLGVFPTALAFTTWAYALARTTASRMGATTYAVPALVVLMSWLFLDEVPGLLTLAGGVLCLAGVAVSRSRSRAGAGSGTGSGTGKAAAPERTLVPQPEPEPEQA; encoded by the coding sequence ATGATGAACACGCCCCACCCCACGTCGACCACCCGTCGAGCGCAGCTGCTCGCCGCGGGCGCGGCGACCGTCACCGTCGTGCTGTGGGCCTCCGCCTTCGTATCGATCCGGAGCGCGGGGGCCGCGTACTCGCCGGGTGCGCTGGCACTGGGGCGGCTGCTGGCGGGAGCCGTCGCGCTCGGGGCCGTGTGCCTCGTACGGAGAGAGGGGTGGCCGCCGCGCGCGGCCTGGCGCGGGATCGCCATATCCGGGCTGCTGTGGTTCGGCTTCTACATGGTCGTCCTCAACTGGGGCGAGCAGCAGGTGGACGCCGGCACGGCGGCGCTGGTGGTGAACACCGGTCCGATCCTCATCGCCCTGCTCGGCTCCCGACTGCTCGGTGACGCGATGCCGCCGCGGCTGCTGGCGGGCATGGCGGTGTCGTTCGCCGGGGCCGTCGCCGTGGGTCTTTCGATGTCCGGCGACGGCGGCTCCTCGGTCCTCGGGGTCGTGCTGTGCCTGCTCGCCGCCGTGGGCTACGCGGCCGGAGTCGTCGCGCAGAAGCCGGCGCTCGGCCGGGCGAGCGCGCTCCAGGTGACGACGTTCGGCTGTCTGGTCGGGGCGGTCGTGTGTCTGCCCTTCGCCGGGCAGCTCGTCCAGGACGCGTCCGACGCGCCCGTCTCCGCCACCCTCAACATGCTCTACCTCGGTGTCTTCCCGACCGCGCTGGCGTTCACGACCTGGGCCTACGCCCTCGCCCGCACCACCGCGAGCCGCATGGGCGCGACCACGTACGCGGTGCCCGCCCTGGTCGTGCTGATGTCCTGGCTGTTCCTCGACGAGGTGCCGGGGCTGCTCACCCTGGCGGGCGGGGTGCTGTGCCTGGCGGGTGTGGCGGTGTCCCGCTCCCGTTCCCGCGCCGGCGCGGGTTCCGGCACGGGTTCCGGCACCGGGAAGGCTGCGGCCCCGGAGCGCACTCTGGTGCCGCAGCCCGAGCCCGAGCCCGAACAGGCCTGA
- a CDS encoding ArsR/SmtB family transcription factor, whose protein sequence is MTRPKDPVGPGLAALAGLMADETRAGFLLVLLDGRAWTAGELARHAGVAPSTTSEHLGKLVAGGLLSEERQGRHRYVRLADARVAQLVEDLAAHVRPNTAEPPRTLRESSAGSAMARGRTCYDHLAGRLGIALTDALTDRGLLRQDTGFALTDAGLRWFDTAGIGLDRTGRRPLTRACLDWTERRPHLAGTAGAALCRHALDARWCVRIGSERAVKVTPEGERAFAELLGIEATALR, encoded by the coding sequence ATGACGAGGCCGAAGGATCCGGTGGGACCAGGACTGGCGGCATTGGCCGGGCTGATGGCGGACGAGACGCGGGCCGGGTTTCTGCTGGTGTTGCTCGACGGGCGGGCCTGGACCGCCGGGGAACTCGCCCGGCACGCCGGAGTCGCACCGTCCACCACAAGCGAACACCTCGGCAAACTCGTCGCAGGCGGACTGCTCAGCGAGGAACGGCAAGGACGCCACCGCTACGTACGCCTCGCGGACGCCCGCGTCGCCCAGCTCGTCGAAGACCTCGCCGCCCACGTCAGACCGAACACGGCCGAACCCCCGCGCACCCTCCGGGAGTCCAGCGCCGGATCGGCGATGGCCCGTGGCCGCACCTGTTACGACCACCTCGCCGGACGCCTCGGCATCGCCCTCACCGACGCCCTGACCGACCGGGGCCTGCTCCGCCAGGACACCGGATTCGCCCTCACGGACGCCGGACTGAGGTGGTTCGACACCGCGGGAATCGGCCTCGACCGTACCGGCCGCCGCCCCCTCACCCGAGCCTGCCTCGACTGGACCGAACGCCGCCCCCACCTCGCGGGCACCGCCGGCGCGGCGCTGTGCCGGCACGCCCTGGACGCGCGCTGGTGCGTACGCATCGGCTCGGAGCGGGCGGTCAAGGTCACCCCCGAGGGCGAACGCGCCTTCGCGGAACTGCTCGGTATCGAGGCGACGGCACTGCGCTGA
- a CDS encoding TetR/AcrR family transcriptional regulator: MARPRKPLLSTDRIVETARALVDAEGLPAVSTRRLAAELGVSGPSLYNHFRTKDQILEAVADSVSAQVDLSMFEDGREWRTALHDWAVSYRAALRDHPNIVPVLARGPGRRPAGLRLADAVFGAMVDAGWPPAQATSIGALMRYFIMGSALGSFAGGFVDDESAYDPADYPHLGQAHLLAEQQEKIDERAFETGLSALLDGLAVQYAQVTRGD; encoded by the coding sequence ATGGCCCGACCGCGCAAGCCCCTCCTCAGCACCGACCGCATCGTCGAGACGGCACGGGCACTGGTGGACGCCGAGGGCCTGCCGGCCGTCTCGACGCGTCGGCTCGCGGCCGAGCTGGGGGTGAGCGGGCCGTCCCTCTACAACCACTTCCGCACCAAGGACCAGATCCTGGAGGCGGTGGCGGACTCGGTCAGCGCGCAGGTCGATCTGTCGATGTTCGAGGACGGCCGGGAGTGGCGTACCGCCCTGCACGACTGGGCCGTCTCCTACCGGGCGGCCCTGCGCGACCACCCGAACATCGTCCCTGTCCTCGCCCGCGGGCCCGGGCGGCGGCCGGCCGGGCTCCGGCTCGCCGACGCGGTGTTCGGTGCGATGGTCGATGCGGGGTGGCCTCCGGCCCAGGCCACGTCGATCGGTGCGCTGATGCGGTACTTCATCATGGGCTCGGCGCTCGGTTCGTTCGCCGGGGGGTTCGTGGACGACGAGAGCGCGTACGATCCGGCCGACTATCCCCACCTCGGGCAGGCCCATCTCCTTGCCGAGCAGCAGGAGAAGATCGACGAGCGGGCCTTTGAGACGGGGCTCAGTGCGTTGCTGGACGGGTTGGCCGTGCAGTACGCGCAGGTGACTCGGGGGGACTGA
- a CDS encoding acyl-CoA dehydrogenase family protein, protein MNLELSEEQTAVRQLAKDFVAREIAPHVIEWDRAEEVDRSIVKKLGEVGFLGLTVDEEYGGSGGDHLAYCLVTEELGRGDSSVRGIVSVSLGLVAKSIAYWGSEEQKRRWLPGLTSGEHVGCFGLTEPGTGSDAGQLSTKAVRDGDDYVINGTKMFITNGTWADVVLLFARSTDAPGHKGVSAFLVPTDTPGLSRRTIHGKLGLRGQATAELVFEDVRVPASAMMAPEGKGFAVAMSALAKGRMSVAAGCVGIAQAALDAAVTYATQREQFGKTIAHHQLVQELISDIAVDVDAARLLTWRVADLIDRGLPFTTESSKAKLFASEAAVRAANNALQVFGGYGYIDEYPAGKLLRDARVMTLYEGTSQIQKLVIGRALTGVSAF, encoded by the coding sequence ATGAACCTGGAGCTCAGCGAGGAGCAGACCGCCGTCCGGCAGCTCGCCAAGGACTTCGTGGCCCGCGAGATCGCCCCTCATGTCATCGAGTGGGACCGCGCCGAGGAAGTCGACCGGTCCATCGTGAAGAAGCTCGGAGAGGTCGGCTTCCTCGGGCTCACCGTCGACGAGGAGTACGGCGGCAGCGGCGGCGACCACCTCGCGTACTGCCTGGTCACGGAGGAACTGGGCCGTGGCGACTCCTCCGTGCGCGGGATCGTCTCCGTCTCGCTGGGGCTGGTCGCCAAGTCGATCGCGTACTGGGGGAGTGAGGAGCAGAAGCGCCGGTGGCTGCCGGGGCTGACCTCCGGCGAGCACGTCGGCTGCTTCGGGCTCACCGAACCCGGCACCGGCTCGGACGCGGGCCAGCTGTCGACCAAGGCCGTGCGCGACGGCGACGACTACGTCATCAACGGCACCAAGATGTTCATCACGAACGGCACCTGGGCCGATGTCGTGCTGCTCTTCGCCCGGTCGACCGACGCGCCGGGCCACAAGGGCGTCTCCGCCTTCCTCGTCCCGACGGACACCCCGGGACTGTCCCGTCGCACCATCCACGGCAAGCTCGGTCTGCGCGGACAAGCCACCGCCGAGCTGGTCTTCGAGGACGTACGGGTGCCCGCGAGCGCCATGATGGCGCCCGAGGGCAAGGGGTTCGCCGTGGCCATGTCCGCGCTCGCCAAGGGGCGGATGTCCGTGGCCGCGGGCTGCGTCGGCATCGCCCAGGCGGCACTGGACGCGGCGGTGACGTACGCGACCCAGCGCGAGCAGTTCGGGAAGACCATCGCGCACCACCAGCTCGTACAGGAGCTGATCAGCGACATCGCCGTCGACGTGGACGCGGCGCGGCTGCTGACCTGGCGGGTCGCCGATCTCATCGACCGGGGGCTGCCGTTCACCACGGAGTCCTCGAAGGCCAAGCTCTTCGCCTCCGAGGCCGCCGTGCGCGCCGCGAACAACGCCCTCCAGGTCTTCGGCGGCTACGGCTACATCGACGAGTACCCGGCGGGGAAGCTGCTGCGCGACGCCCGCGTGATGACCCTCTACGAGGGCACCAGTCAGATCCAGAAGCTGGTCATAGGGCGGGCGCTGACGGGGGTTTCGGCGTTCTGA
- a CDS encoding YiaA/YiaB family inner membrane protein codes for MSETPVKQQNTAAFYGQAVASFSVAMAATALGIFKLQADAWVRAFLAIAVLYLVTSSFTLAKVIRDRQDAGRPGGRVYDPFEKL; via the coding sequence ATGAGTGAGACACCGGTCAAGCAGCAGAACACGGCCGCCTTCTACGGTCAGGCCGTGGCCTCTTTCTCGGTCGCCATGGCGGCGACCGCCCTCGGCATCTTCAAACTCCAGGCGGACGCCTGGGTGCGCGCCTTCCTGGCCATCGCCGTCCTCTACTTGGTGACGTCGTCCTTCACGCTGGCCAAGGTGATCCGTGACCGTCAGGACGCGGGCCGGCCCGGCGGGCGGGTGTACGACCCCTTCGAGAAGCTCTGA
- a CDS encoding TetR/AcrR family transcriptional regulator, translating into MSTAEETAGGDMQPWAEVTPDAARRLLVAAVEAFAERGYHATTTRDIAGRAGMSPAALYIHYKTKEELLHRISRIGHEKALEILQTAAQRDGSPTERLADAVSSFVRWHAGGRTTARVVQYELDSLGPDARAEILALRRQVDAEVRGIIQDGVAAGDFDVPDVPGTTLAVLSLCIDVARWFNVDGPRTPDEVGALYADLVLRMVGAKQ; encoded by the coding sequence ATGAGTACGGCGGAGGAGACGGCCGGCGGCGATATGCAGCCGTGGGCCGAGGTCACCCCGGACGCGGCCCGGCGGCTGCTCGTCGCCGCCGTGGAGGCCTTCGCCGAGCGCGGATACCACGCGACGACGACCCGGGACATCGCGGGCCGCGCGGGCATGAGCCCGGCCGCGCTCTACATCCACTACAAGACCAAGGAAGAGCTGCTTCACCGGATCAGCCGGATCGGCCACGAAAAGGCACTGGAAATCCTGCAGACGGCCGCCCAGAGGGACGGCAGCCCGACGGAGCGCCTTGCCGACGCCGTGAGCTCCTTCGTCCGCTGGCACGCCGGCGGGCGCACCACCGCACGGGTGGTGCAGTACGAACTGGACTCGCTGGGCCCGGACGCCCGCGCCGAGATCCTCGCCCTGCGCCGCCAGGTCGACGCCGAGGTGCGCGGGATCATCCAGGACGGCGTGGCGGCGGGCGACTTCGACGTGCCGGACGTACCGGGCACCACCCTCGCCGTGCTGTCGCTGTGCATCGACGTCGCCCGCTGGTTCAACGTCGACGGCCCCCGCACCCCCGACGAGGTCGGCGCGCTCTACGCCGACCTCGTGCTGCGGATGGTCGGGGCCAAGCAATAG
- a CDS encoding MaoC family dehydratase, with translation MAEPRTFATVDELRSAVGEQLGYTDWVEIEQKRIDLFAEATGDHQWIHVDPEKAAAGPFGTTIAHGYLTLSLLPLFGPQLIKVEGVKMGVNYGTNKVRFPAPVPVGSRLRATAQITGVDDVPGGVQVSVAFTVEREGGDKPVCVAESVSRYYL, from the coding sequence ATGGCAGAGCCGAGGACGTTCGCGACGGTCGACGAGCTGCGCAGCGCCGTGGGCGAGCAGTTGGGGTACACCGACTGGGTCGAGATCGAGCAGAAGCGGATCGACCTCTTCGCCGAGGCGACCGGTGATCACCAGTGGATCCACGTGGACCCCGAGAAGGCCGCGGCGGGCCCCTTCGGCACGACGATCGCGCACGGCTATCTCACCCTGTCGCTGCTCCCGCTCTTCGGCCCGCAGCTGATCAAGGTCGAGGGCGTGAAGATGGGCGTCAACTACGGCACGAACAAGGTCCGCTTCCCCGCCCCCGTGCCGGTCGGCTCGCGGCTGCGCGCCACCGCGCAGATCACGGGCGTCGACGACGTACCCGGCGGCGTACAGGTGTCCGTGGCCTTCACCGTGGAGCGCGAGGGCGGCGACAAGCCCGTGTGCGTCGCGGAGTCGGTGTCGCGGTACTACCTCTGA
- the soxR gene encoding redox-sensitive transcriptional activator SoxR, whose protein sequence is MPQIPEKIHELTVGQLSARSGAAVSALHFYESKGLISSRRTTGNQRRYHRDALRRVAFVRAAQRVGIPLATIREALAELPEERTPTREDWARLSEAWRSELDERIKQLGRLRDHLTDCIGCGCLSLENCVLSNPDDAFGERLTGSRLMVERARSTGSAARTDAAGPAAGQKEPEDCR, encoded by the coding sequence GTGCCCCAGATCCCTGAGAAGATCCACGAGCTGACCGTCGGCCAGCTGTCGGCCCGCAGCGGCGCCGCCGTCTCCGCCCTGCACTTCTACGAGTCCAAGGGCCTCATCAGCAGCCGCCGCACCACGGGAAACCAGCGCCGCTACCACCGCGACGCACTGCGCCGTGTCGCCTTCGTCCGTGCCGCGCAACGCGTCGGCATCCCGCTCGCGACCATCCGCGAGGCCCTCGCCGAACTCCCCGAGGAGCGCACCCCGACGCGCGAGGACTGGGCCCGCCTCTCGGAGGCCTGGCGTTCCGAACTCGACGAGCGCATCAAGCAGTTGGGCAGGCTGCGGGATCACCTGACCGACTGCATCGGCTGCGGGTGTCTGTCCCTGGAGAACTGTGTCCTGTCCAACCCGGACGACGCCTTCGGCGAACGCCTGACCGGCTCCCGGCTCATGGTGGAACGCGCGCGCTCCACCGGCAGCGCGGCCAGGACCGACGCCGCCGGTCCCGCCGCCGGCCAGAAGGAGCCCGAGGACTGCCGCTGA
- a CDS encoding RNA ligase (ATP), translated as MSTLRVTAEVLTIHEHPNADALELAQVGLYRAVVAKGAYRTGERAVYIPEQSVLPAGLIEELGLTGRLAGSASDRVRAVRLRGELSQGLVCRPKALADVDLAQAAEDGTDFAEVLGIVKWVPPIPPTMSGEVESAPDLLPWVDIENIQRYPDIFTPGEPVVLTEKLHGSACLLTYVADEGGRVHVSSKGFGAKSLALKEDPRNLYWRAVHGHGVAEAAARLAERLGARRVGIFGEVYGAGVQDLTYGADGRRQTLGYAVFDVSAEIDGEVRWLDPAALLEGELPLVPRLYEGPYDIERVLEVASGRETVSGRELHLREGVVIRPAAERYSPVTGGRAIAKAVSPAYLTRKGGTEFE; from the coding sequence ATGTCGACGCTGCGCGTCACCGCCGAAGTGCTGACCATCCACGAGCATCCGAACGCCGACGCGCTCGAACTGGCCCAGGTGGGCCTGTACCGGGCCGTCGTCGCCAAGGGCGCCTACCGCACTGGCGAGCGGGCCGTCTACATCCCGGAGCAGTCCGTGCTCCCGGCCGGGCTGATCGAGGAGCTGGGTCTGACCGGGCGCCTCGCGGGAAGCGCCTCGGACCGGGTCAGGGCCGTACGGCTGCGCGGTGAGCTGTCGCAGGGGCTCGTGTGCCGCCCGAAGGCGCTGGCGGACGTCGATCTGGCGCAGGCCGCCGAGGACGGCACGGACTTCGCCGAAGTGCTCGGCATCGTCAAATGGGTGCCGCCGATCCCGCCCACGATGAGCGGCGAGGTCGAGTCCGCGCCCGATCTGCTGCCCTGGGTCGACATCGAGAACATCCAGCGCTACCCGGACATCTTCACCCCCGGCGAGCCCGTCGTCCTGACCGAGAAGCTGCACGGCTCGGCCTGTCTGCTGACGTACGTCGCCGACGAGGGCGGTCGCGTACACGTCTCGTCGAAGGGCTTCGGCGCCAAGTCCCTCGCGCTGAAGGAGGACCCGCGCAATCTGTACTGGCGGGCCGTCCACGGCCACGGGGTCGCGGAGGCCGCGGCCCGGCTCGCCGAGCGGCTCGGTGCGCGCCGGGTCGGGATCTTCGGCGAGGTGTACGGAGCGGGCGTACAGGACCTGACGTACGGCGCCGACGGCCGCCGCCAGACGCTCGGTTACGCCGTGTTCGACGTGTCCGCGGAGATCGACGGCGAGGTCCGGTGGCTGGACCCGGCAGCGCTGCTGGAGGGCGAACTCCCGCTGGTGCCACGGCTGTACGAGGGCCCGTACGACATCGAGCGCGTCCTGGAGGTCGCCTCGGGGCGGGAGACCGTCTCCGGCCGCGAGCTGCATCTGCGCGAGGGTGTCGTCATCCGCCCGGCAGCCGAGCGGTACAGCCCGGTGACGGGCGGCCGGGCGATAGCCAAGGCGGTCAGTCCGGCGTATCTGACGCGGAAGGGCGGCACGGAGTTCGAGTAG
- a CDS encoding 3-keto-5-aminohexanoate cleavage protein, giving the protein MVQVCLNGSRGAGDGAVVPMSPGAMAQSAAEAVAAGASDIHVHPRTPCGQDTLSPKAVAATLEAIRARVGVPIGVTTGAWAEPDPAARVAYVRSWTVLPDHASVNWHEPGAEEVAAALLDRGIGVEAGIWSGTDGAAVFAASPLGPRVLRVLAEVTDTSPETAEKSARALLADLGSANGRPVLLHGEEGGAWPVLRLAGRLGLAIRIGLEDTLVLPDGERAVSNGQLVAEGLVQYGWAQRSS; this is encoded by the coding sequence ATGGTGCAGGTCTGTTTGAACGGGAGCCGGGGGGCCGGTGACGGTGCTGTCGTGCCGATGTCGCCCGGGGCGATGGCCCAGTCCGCGGCCGAGGCTGTCGCGGCCGGGGCCTCGGACATTCATGTCCATCCCAGAACCCCCTGCGGACAGGACACGTTGTCGCCGAAGGCGGTCGCGGCGACGCTCGAAGCGATACGGGCACGGGTCGGCGTTCCGATCGGCGTGACCACCGGCGCGTGGGCCGAGCCGGACCCCGCCGCCCGGGTCGCATACGTCCGTTCCTGGACCGTCCTGCCCGATCACGCCTCGGTCAACTGGCATGAGCCGGGAGCGGAAGAGGTCGCCGCCGCGCTCCTCGACCGCGGGATCGGCGTGGAGGCGGGCATCTGGTCCGGCACGGACGGCGCCGCCGTGTTCGCGGCATCGCCGCTCGGGCCGCGGGTGCTGCGGGTCCTGGCGGAGGTCACGGACACCTCTCCCGAGACGGCGGAGAAGTCGGCCCGCGCCCTGCTCGCCGACCTCGGCAGCGCCAACGGCCGCCCCGTGCTGCTGCACGGAGAAGAGGGCGGCGCCTGGCCGGTGCTGAGACTCGCGGGACGGCTGGGGCTCGCCATACGCATCGGCCTGGAGGACACGCTCGTACTCCCGGACGGGGAGCGGGCGGTGTCCAACGGTCAGCTGGTGGCGGAGGGGTTGGTCCAGTACGGGTGGGCCCAGCGCTCGTCGTAG